A stretch of Ferribacterium limneticum DNA encodes these proteins:
- the metF gene encoding methylenetetrahydrofolate reductase [NAD(P)H] encodes MKPEISIEFFPPQTPEGLEKLRTVRAELAKLNPHFFSVTYGAGGSTRERTFAVVKEIAAEGFDAAPHLSCIGSTRESIREILAEYKAAGIKRTVALRGDLPSGMAETGEFRYANELVEFIRAETGDWFSIEVAAYPEWHPQARSPKDDLDAFARKVKAGANSAITQYFYNADAYFHFVDEARALGVDVPIVPGIMPIAGFTKLARFSDACGADIPRWMRKKFESFGDDADSIRAFGLDVVTELCERLLKGGAPGLHFYAMNQSALTTEICRRLG; translated from the coding sequence ATGAAACCTGAAATCTCCATCGAGTTTTTCCCGCCCCAAACCCCGGAAGGCCTCGAAAAACTGCGCACCGTCCGGGCTGAACTGGCCAAGCTGAACCCGCATTTCTTCTCGGTCACCTACGGCGCCGGCGGCTCGACCCGCGAGCGCACCTTTGCCGTGGTCAAGGAAATCGCCGCCGAAGGCTTCGACGCAGCACCGCACCTGTCGTGCATCGGCTCGACCCGCGAGTCCATCCGCGAAATCCTCGCCGAATACAAGGCCGCCGGCATCAAGCGCACCGTCGCCCTACGCGGCGATCTGCCCTCCGGCATGGCCGAAACCGGTGAGTTCCGCTACGCCAACGAACTGGTTGAATTTATTCGCGCCGAAACCGGCGACTGGTTCAGCATCGAGGTTGCCGCCTACCCGGAATGGCACCCACAAGCCCGCAGCCCGAAAGACGACCTCGACGCCTTCGCCCGCAAGGTCAAGGCTGGCGCCAACTCGGCTATTACCCAGTATTTCTACAACGCCGACGCCTATTTCCATTTTGTCGACGAAGCCCGCGCCCTCGGCGTCGATGTGCCCATCGTGCCCGGCATCATGCCGATCGCCGGCTTCACCAAGCTGGCCCGCTTCTCGGATGCCTGTGGTGCTGACATTCCACGCTGGATGCGCAAAAAATTCGAAAGTTTCGGCGACGACGCCGACTCGATCCGCGCCTTCGGCCTCGATGTCGTCACCGAACTTTGCGAACGCCTGCTCAAGGGCGGCGCCCCCGGCCTGCATTTCTATGCCATGAATCAGAGTGCGCTGACCACGGAAATCTGCCGCCGCCTCGGCTGA
- a CDS encoding mechanosensitive ion channel family protein, with protein sequence MTEQDISRYQDLLVTTATDVGLKILAAIVFWVVGRWLIGVAVGLVRASLERQKVDPTVLRYLGSVITVTLNVLLVIGILGYFGIQTTTFAALIAAAGVAIGMAWSGLLSNFAAGAFMIVLRPMKVGDFVTVAGVTGTVTELGLFTTTINTPDNVLTIVGNNKVFSDNIQNFTVNPFRRVDLKCQLAGTADHQAAMALLREKVALIPNVLPEPKVDVEILEFNLVGPVLAVRPYCHNDNYWQVYFDTNRVIREALAEAGFPAPMPAQNVIVTQIS encoded by the coding sequence ATGACAGAACAGGATATTTCGCGCTATCAGGATTTGCTGGTCACGACGGCCACGGACGTGGGCTTGAAGATACTGGCTGCTATTGTCTTCTGGGTGGTCGGTCGCTGGCTGATTGGCGTGGCCGTTGGTTTGGTCCGCGCTTCGCTGGAGCGCCAGAAGGTCGATCCGACGGTGCTGCGTTACCTCGGTTCGGTCATTACCGTGACCCTGAACGTCCTGCTGGTGATCGGCATTCTGGGCTATTTTGGCATCCAGACGACAACCTTTGCCGCTCTGATCGCTGCGGCCGGTGTGGCGATCGGCATGGCCTGGTCGGGCTTGCTGTCAAATTTTGCGGCGGGCGCTTTCATGATTGTGCTGCGGCCGATGAAAGTCGGCGATTTCGTGACGGTGGCCGGTGTTACCGGCACGGTCACCGAGCTGGGTTTGTTCACGACGACGATCAATACGCCGGATAACGTCCTGACCATTGTCGGCAACAACAAGGTGTTCAGCGACAATATCCAGAATTTCACAGTCAATCCGTTCCGCCGGGTCGATCTGAAGTGCCAGTTGGCCGGTACGGCGGATCATCAGGCTGCGATGGCGCTGTTGCGTGAAAAGGTAGCCTTGATCCCGAATGTGCTGCCGGAACCGAAGGTCGATGTCGAAATTCTCGAGTTCAACCTGGTTGGCCCGGTGCTGGCTGTGCGTCCGTATTGCCATAACGACAACTATTGGCAGGTCTATTTCGATACCAATCGGGTGATTCGCGAGGCCTTGGCCGAAGCCGGCTTCCCGGCACCAATGCCGGCACAGAACGTGATCGTGACGCAAATCTCCTGA
- a CDS encoding acyltransferase family protein — MSQNSNRMPLIDALKAVAALLVLLNHFSSYGPLAEAARQAFPGIFGWFFEYGRMAVQVFLVIAGFLAARGLSSQGQALDVSPLPLIWKRYLRLVVPYLAAIGLAIVAAAIADHWLDDDAIPARATFLQWLAHATLLHGVLGFDALSAGVWYIAIDFQLFALMALLLWSGRTRIVAPALVLLVASASLFWFNRDASWDNWAIYFFGSYGLGAAAWWASDRKQLSAWMGVILTIAIAALIVDFRLRIVLAVAVALLLGFGRRSGLLEQWPNARPLAFLGQISYSIFLVHFPVLLIANGLYARLGLDSTASAMIGLILAWATSIAAATLFYRWIESPEASRRITGALGWLFGNAMIIARRVPVIGTLLPRRT; from the coding sequence ATGAGCCAGAATTCCAACCGCATGCCGCTAATCGACGCCCTCAAGGCGGTCGCGGCACTGCTCGTTCTGCTCAACCACTTTTCCTCCTATGGCCCGCTGGCCGAGGCGGCTCGGCAGGCTTTCCCGGGGATATTCGGCTGGTTTTTCGAGTACGGCCGCATGGCCGTGCAGGTTTTCCTGGTCATTGCCGGCTTCCTCGCCGCACGCGGCCTGTCTTCTCAAGGCCAGGCACTCGATGTTTCGCCCTTGCCGCTGATCTGGAAGCGTTATCTGCGGCTGGTCGTGCCTTATCTGGCCGCCATTGGCCTGGCCATTGTGGCCGCCGCCATTGCCGACCACTGGCTGGACGACGATGCCATTCCGGCCCGCGCCACCTTCCTGCAATGGCTCGCCCATGCCACCTTGCTGCATGGCGTGCTCGGCTTCGACGCGCTCTCGGCCGGCGTCTGGTACATCGCCATCGATTTCCAGCTCTTTGCGCTGATGGCCCTCCTGCTCTGGTCCGGCCGCACGCGCATCGTTGCCCCCGCGCTGGTTCTGCTGGTCGCCTCAGCCTCGCTGTTCTGGTTCAACCGTGATGCCAGCTGGGACAACTGGGCCATCTACTTCTTTGGCTCCTACGGCCTCGGCGCTGCCGCTTGGTGGGCCTCCGACCGCAAACAACTATCCGCCTGGATGGGCGTCATCCTGACCATTGCCATTGCGGCGCTGATCGTCGATTTCCGCCTGCGCATCGTACTGGCCGTTGCCGTCGCCTTGCTGCTCGGCTTCGGGCGCCGCAGCGGCCTGCTGGAACAATGGCCGAATGCCAGGCCACTGGCCTTCCTTGGCCAGATTTCCTACTCAATTTTCCTGGTGCACTTCCCGGTCCTGCTCATCGCGAACGGCCTCTATGCCCGACTCGGTCTGGATTCAACCGCATCGGCCATGATCGGCCTGATCCTGGCCTGGGCGACCAGCATTGCCGCAGCGACCCTGTTCTATCGCTGGATCGAGAGCCCGGAAGCCAGCCGACGCATCACCGGCGCCCTTGGCTGGCTATTCGGCAACGCCATGATCATTGCCCGCCGGGTGCCAGTCATCGGCACCCTGCTGCCGCGCCGCACCTAG
- the trhP gene encoding prephenate-dependent tRNA uridine(34) hydroxylase TrhP — translation MPKAPELLAPAGSLDMMRTAFDFGADAIYAGQPRYSLRVRNNEFGSMEKLGEGIDEAHARGKQFFVVSNIIPHNAKLTTYLADMAPVIALKPDALIMSDPGLIDMVSETWPEQVIHLSVQANTVNWASVRFWQKMGVQRIILSRELSLDEVAEIRQRCPDIELEVFVHGALCIAYSGRCLLSGYFNHRDPNQGTCTNSCRWDYKVSTSDGQPAQMLRQEQEILLEEKQRPGELMPIEEDEHGTYILNSKDLRAIEHVHRLVEIGVDSLKIEGRTKSPYYVARTSQAYRQAIDDAVAGKPLDPALLRELEGLANRGYTDGFLQRHHDTEYQNYLRGSSESDRSLYVGDAVRFDTARGLMEIEVKNRFSVGDRLECVHPSGNHIFTLARMEDKAGQPATVAPGSGHRVWVDLPTMYTNSFVARFV, via the coding sequence ATGCCCAAAGCTCCCGAACTCCTCGCTCCCGCCGGCTCGCTCGATATGATGCGCACCGCCTTCGATTTCGGCGCCGATGCGATCTACGCCGGCCAGCCACGTTACAGCCTGCGCGTCCGCAACAACGAGTTCGGCAGCATGGAAAAGCTGGGTGAAGGCATTGATGAAGCGCATGCCCGCGGCAAGCAGTTTTTTGTCGTCAGCAACATCATTCCGCACAACGCCAAGCTGACCACCTATCTGGCCGACATGGCCCCAGTCATCGCCCTAAAGCCCGACGCCCTGATCATGTCCGACCCCGGCCTGATCGACATGGTGAGCGAGACCTGGCCGGAACAGGTGATCCACCTGTCGGTGCAGGCCAACACCGTGAACTGGGCCTCGGTTCGCTTTTGGCAAAAAATGGGCGTCCAGCGCATCATCCTGTCGCGCGAACTGTCGCTTGATGAAGTCGCCGAAATCCGTCAGCGCTGCCCGGACATCGAGCTCGAAGTCTTCGTCCATGGCGCGCTGTGCATCGCTTACTCAGGCCGCTGCCTGCTTTCCGGCTACTTCAATCACCGCGACCCGAACCAGGGCACCTGCACCAACTCCTGCCGCTGGGATTACAAGGTCAGCACTTCCGACGGGCAACCGGCGCAAATGCTCCGGCAGGAACAGGAAATCCTGCTCGAGGAAAAGCAGCGCCCCGGGGAGCTGATGCCGATCGAGGAAGACGAGCACGGCACCTACATCCTGAACTCCAAGGACCTGCGCGCCATCGAGCACGTGCATCGCCTGGTCGAGATCGGCGTCGACTCGCTGAAGATCGAAGGCCGTACCAAGAGCCCCTACTACGTCGCCCGGACCAGCCAGGCCTACCGCCAAGCCATCGACGATGCGGTCGCCGGCAAGCCGCTCGACCCGGCGCTGTTGCGTGAACTGGAAGGCCTGGCCAACCGCGGCTATACCGATGGATTCCTGCAACGCCACCACGATACCGAGTACCAGAACTACCTGCGCGGCAGCTCCGAATCGGACCGCAGCCTCTACGTCGGCGACGCGGTACGTTTCGATACGGCGCGCGGCCTGATGGAAATCGAAGTCAAGAACCGCTTCTCGGTCGGCGACCGTCTGGAGTGCGTGCACCCTTCAGGCAACCACATCTTCACACTGGCCCGCATGGAAGATAAGGCCGGCCAGCCGGCTACCGTTGCCCCCGGCAGCGGCCACCGGGTCTGGGTTGATTTACCGACCATGTACACCAATTCCTTTGTCGCGCGTTTTGTGTAA
- the rng gene encoding ribonuclease G, which produces MTEEILINFTPQETRVAVMQQGVVQELHIERTASRGLVGNVYLGRVVRILPGMQSAFIDVGLDRTAFLHVADIWQPRETATERPIEKILHDGQSILVQVVKDPIGTKGARLSTQVSIAGRMLVYLPQEKHIGISQRIESETEREVLREKITRLVPADEPGGFIVRTMAESASDEEFATDIAYLRKTWADIRDKARTSGPPTLLYQELSLGQRVLRDFVNPETTRIVIDSRENFQKLTGFAEEYTPAVIPLLEHYTGQRPLFDLHGVEEEIQKALARRVDLKSGGYLIIDQTEAMTTIDVNTGGFVGVRNFDDTIFKTNLEAAVTIARQLRLRNLGGIIIVDFIDMENDEHKKAVLDEFNKALARDHTRLTVNGFTALGLVEMTRKRTRESLAHVLCQPCPTCSGRGEVKTARTVAYEILRELLREARQFNAREYRILAGPDVVDLFLDEESQALAMLSDFIGKSVSLQSEPSYSPEQYDIVLM; this is translated from the coding sequence ATGACCGAAGAGATACTGATCAATTTCACGCCGCAGGAGACCCGCGTTGCCGTCATGCAACAGGGCGTCGTCCAGGAACTGCACATCGAACGCACAGCGAGCCGCGGGCTGGTCGGTAACGTCTATCTTGGCCGTGTCGTCCGCATTCTTCCCGGCATGCAGTCGGCGTTCATCGACGTCGGGCTGGATCGCACCGCCTTCCTGCACGTTGCCGATATCTGGCAGCCGCGCGAAACGGCGACCGAACGGCCGATCGAGAAGATTCTGCACGATGGACAAAGTATTCTCGTCCAGGTCGTCAAGGATCCGATCGGCACCAAGGGCGCCCGGTTGTCGACGCAGGTTTCCATCGCCGGCCGCATGCTGGTTTATCTGCCGCAGGAAAAACACATCGGCATCTCGCAGCGCATCGAGTCCGAAACCGAGCGCGAAGTGCTGCGCGAGAAAATCACCCGACTGGTGCCAGCAGACGAACCGGGTGGTTTCATCGTCCGGACCATGGCTGAGAGCGCCAGCGATGAAGAGTTCGCCACCGATATCGCCTATCTGCGCAAGACCTGGGCCGATATCCGCGACAAGGCCCGCACCTCGGGGCCGCCGACGCTGCTCTACCAGGAACTCTCGCTTGGGCAGCGCGTGCTGCGCGATTTCGTCAATCCGGAAACAACGCGCATCGTCATCGACTCGCGGGAGAATTTCCAGAAACTGACCGGGTTTGCCGAGGAGTACACCCCGGCCGTCATCCCGCTGCTCGAACACTACACCGGCCAACGCCCCTTGTTCGACCTGCATGGCGTCGAGGAGGAAATCCAGAAAGCCCTCGCCCGGCGTGTCGATCTGAAGTCCGGTGGCTACCTGATCATCGACCAGACCGAGGCGATGACGACCATCGACGTCAACACCGGCGGTTTCGTCGGCGTGCGCAATTTCGACGACACCATCTTCAAGACCAACCTCGAGGCAGCCGTCACCATCGCCCGCCAGCTGCGCCTGCGGAACCTCGGCGGCATCATCATTGTCGACTTCATCGACATGGAGAACGACGAGCACAAGAAGGCCGTGCTGGACGAGTTCAATAAGGCGCTGGCCCGTGACCATACGCGCCTGACGGTCAACGGGTTTACGGCGCTTGGGCTGGTTGAAATGACCCGCAAGCGGACGCGTGAATCGCTCGCCCACGTGCTTTGCCAGCCTTGCCCAACCTGTAGCGGGCGGGGCGAGGTCAAGACCGCACGTACCGTAGCCTATGAAATCCTCCGCGAACTGCTGCGCGAAGCCCGCCAGTTCAATGCTCGCGAATACCGGATTCTGGCTGGTCCCGATGTGGTCGACCTGTTTCTCGACGAAGAGTCCCAGGCCTTGGCCATGCTTTCCGACTTCATCGGCAAATCCGTCTCACTACAGTCCGAACCCAGCTATTCGCCCGAGCAGTACGACATTGTTTTGATGTAA
- a CDS encoding ProQ/FINO family protein: protein MTTTEATTDKPIDARALLKDLQTQFDVFRNFSPLAIGIDKQVFAQLPEVSKKSLRLAMRSHTISTRYLKEMEKGTVRLNLDGTPAGEVTDENRQHATELLRERFKKQAEQRKAAEAEAKAEQRRVEKLNQLAEKFGRK, encoded by the coding sequence ATGACGACTACCGAAGCCACTACCGACAAGCCGATTGACGCGCGAGCCCTGCTCAAGGACTTGCAGACGCAATTCGATGTTTTCCGCAATTTCAGCCCGCTGGCCATTGGCATCGACAAGCAGGTTTTCGCCCAATTGCCGGAAGTCAGCAAGAAATCCCTGCGACTCGCCATGCGCAGTCACACCATTTCAACGCGTTATCTGAAGGAAATGGAAAAAGGTACTGTCCGTCTGAATCTCGACGGCACGCCGGCTGGCGAGGTGACCGACGAAAACCGTCAGCACGCGACGGAACTGTTGCGTGAGCGCTTCAAGAAACAGGCCGAGCAGCGCAAGGCCGCGGAAGCTGAGGCCAAGGCCGAGCAGCGTCGCGTCGAAAAGCTGAATCAGCTGGCTGAAAAATTCGGGCGCAAATAA
- a CDS encoding acetoacetate--CoA ligase → MTYAIEAQPLWQPNPQTVGQTRMAQFMRAEGYESYADLWQWSIDMPEVFWSSLWNYCSAVGEKGTKILVDRDKMPGARWFPEARLNYAENLLQQRDASEALVFWGEDKVKRRMSRSELYAEVARFQQFLIAAGVGEGDRVAGYLPNLPETLVAMLAATSLGAIWSSASPDFGIQGVLDRFGQIEPKVLICVDGYWYNGKPVDCLEKNAEVVAKMPSLLKMVVVPYLNASPALGNIANAVSWNDIPPANGKEVVFKRVGFDHPLFIMFSSGTTGVPKCIVHCHGGVLLQHLKEHQLHSDVRPDDRLFYFTTCGWMMWNWLVSGLACGATLLLYDGSPFAAKGRVLFDYAEAEKMTHFGTSAKFIDAAAKLGLTPGKTHDLTALRAMFSTGSPLSPEGFDWVYREIKQDILLASISGGTDIVSCFVLGNPVLPVYRGEIQCRGLGMAVDVFDDAGQPVRGEKGELVCTKPFPVIPVGFWNDPEGAKYKAAYFERFDNIWCHGDFSELTAHDGVIIYGRSDATLNPGGVRIGTAEIYRQVEQLPEVLESLVIGQAWPPGRNDDVRVVLFVRLREGDVLDAALIDRIKRQIRDSTTPRHVPAKVVQVQDIPRTKSGKIVELAVRNVVSEQPVKNVEALANPEALEFFRGRPELAD, encoded by the coding sequence ATGACCTACGCCATCGAAGCGCAGCCACTCTGGCAACCCAATCCGCAAACTGTCGGCCAGACCCGCATGGCGCAGTTCATGCGCGCGGAGGGTTACGAAAGCTATGCCGACCTTTGGCAATGGTCTATCGACATGCCGGAGGTTTTCTGGTCTTCGCTGTGGAACTACTGCAGCGCGGTCGGCGAAAAAGGTACGAAGATCCTCGTCGATCGCGACAAAATGCCCGGTGCCCGCTGGTTTCCCGAAGCACGCCTGAATTACGCCGAGAACCTGCTGCAACAGCGCGATGCCAGCGAGGCGCTGGTCTTCTGGGGGGAAGACAAGGTCAAGCGGCGGATGAGTCGCAGCGAACTGTATGCCGAGGTAGCGCGCTTCCAGCAATTCCTGATCGCCGCCGGTGTCGGCGAAGGCGACCGGGTGGCGGGTTACCTGCCCAATCTGCCGGAAACGCTGGTCGCCATGCTGGCGGCGACTTCACTGGGGGCCATCTGGTCCTCCGCCTCGCCGGATTTCGGCATCCAGGGCGTGCTCGATCGTTTCGGCCAGATCGAGCCGAAGGTGCTGATCTGTGTCGATGGCTACTGGTACAACGGCAAACCGGTGGATTGTCTGGAGAAGAACGCCGAGGTGGTGGCCAAAATGCCATCGCTGCTCAAGATGGTCGTCGTGCCCTACCTGAATGCATCGCCGGCACTTGGCAATATCGCCAACGCGGTCAGCTGGAACGATATCCCGCCCGCTAATGGCAAAGAGGTCGTATTCAAGCGTGTTGGCTTTGATCACCCGCTGTTCATCATGTTTTCCTCGGGGACTACCGGTGTCCCGAAGTGCATCGTCCATTGTCACGGCGGCGTGCTGTTGCAGCATTTGAAAGAGCACCAGTTGCACAGCGATGTCCGGCCGGACGACCGGCTGTTCTACTTCACCACCTGTGGCTGGATGATGTGGAACTGGTTGGTTTCAGGTCTGGCCTGCGGCGCCACGCTGCTGCTTTACGACGGTTCGCCGTTTGCCGCCAAGGGCAGGGTGCTGTTCGACTATGCCGAAGCCGAAAAAATGACCCACTTCGGCACCTCGGCCAAATTCATCGATGCCGCCGCCAAGCTCGGTCTGACGCCGGGCAAGACGCACGATCTCACTGCCCTGCGCGCCATGTTCTCGACCGGTAGCCCGCTGTCACCGGAAGGCTTTGACTGGGTCTATCGCGAAATCAAGCAGGACATCCTGCTCGCCTCGATATCCGGTGGCACCGACATTGTTTCCTGCTTTGTGCTCGGCAATCCGGTGCTGCCGGTCTATCGCGGTGAAATCCAGTGTCGTGGCCTGGGCATGGCGGTTGATGTCTTTGATGATGCCGGTCAGCCGGTGCGCGGCGAAAAGGGCGAACTGGTTTGCACCAAGCCCTTCCCGGTGATACCGGTCGGCTTTTGGAACGATCCGGAAGGCGCAAAGTACAAGGCGGCCTATTTCGAGCGTTTCGACAACATCTGGTGCCACGGCGATTTTTCGGAACTGACTGCCCACGACGGGGTGATCATCTACGGTCGCTCCGACGCGACGCTGAACCCCGGTGGTGTGCGCATCGGCACGGCGGAAATCTACCGCCAGGTCGAACAGCTACCGGAAGTCCTCGAGTCACTGGTCATCGGCCAGGCGTGGCCCCCCGGTCGAAATGACGACGTACGCGTCGTGCTCTTTGTCAGGCTGCGGGAAGGTGATGTGCTGGATGCCGCATTGATCGACCGCATTAAACGGCAGATCAGGGACAGCACGACGCCGCGCCATGTGCCGGCCAAAGTGGTTCAGGTGCAGGACATTCCACGCACCAAGTCCGGCAAGATCGTCGAACTGGCGGTGCGCAACGTGGTGAGTGAGCAGCCGGTCAAGAATGTCGAGGCATTGGCTAACCCCGAGGCGCTGGAATTCTTCCGGGGCCGCCCGGAACTCGCCGACTAG
- a CDS encoding dienelactone hydrolase family protein encodes MKTEPEFDSLVPPQTFDRRSFLVTSLGAGFALATQPVMAQTAIKTDEVGLIAGEIKVPVKDGEMVAYRAMPGGLAKPPVVLVVSEIFGAHEYIRDTCRRLAKLGYCAIGPDLFARQGDPRQITSIPEILEKITGKTPDAQVLSDLDACVAWAAGKGADTSRLAVTGFCWGGRITWLYSAHNPAVKAGVAWYGKLVGASNEMTPKHPTELVGQLKAPVLGLYGGLDAGIPLETVEAMEKALQQGSAAAKASEIYVYDNAPHAFHADYRPSYRKEEAEDGWKRMLAWFRKNGV; translated from the coding sequence ATGAAAACAGAACCCGAGTTCGACAGTCTCGTTCCGCCCCAGACCTTTGATCGCCGCAGCTTCCTGGTGACCAGTCTGGGCGCCGGATTCGCCCTGGCCACGCAGCCGGTGATGGCACAAACCGCGATCAAGACCGATGAGGTCGGCCTGATTGCCGGCGAAATCAAGGTGCCGGTCAAGGATGGCGAGATGGTCGCCTACCGTGCGATGCCGGGTGGTCTGGCCAAACCGCCGGTGGTGCTGGTGGTTTCCGAAATCTTTGGTGCCCACGAATACATCCGCGATACCTGTCGCCGTCTGGCCAAGCTCGGTTATTGCGCCATTGGCCCCGACCTCTTTGCCCGTCAGGGCGACCCGCGGCAGATCACCAGCATTCCCGAAATTCTCGAAAAAATCACCGGCAAGACCCCCGATGCGCAGGTCTTGAGTGATCTCGATGCCTGTGTGGCTTGGGCTGCCGGCAAGGGAGCGGATACCAGTCGGCTGGCGGTGACCGGTTTCTGCTGGGGCGGCCGCATCACGTGGCTGTACAGCGCTCACAACCCGGCCGTGAAGGCTGGGGTGGCCTGGTACGGCAAGCTGGTGGGCGCAAGTAACGAGATGACACCCAAGCATCCGACTGAACTCGTCGGGCAGCTCAAGGCGCCGGTGCTTGGTCTCTATGGCGGCCTGGACGCCGGTATTCCGCTGGAAACCGTCGAGGCTATGGAAAAGGCCTTGCAGCAAGGCAGCGCAGCGGCCAAGGCCTCGGAAATTTATGTTTACGATAATGCGCCACATGCCTTCCATGCCGACTACCGCCCCAGCTATCGCAAGGAAGAGGCTGAGGATGGCTGGAAACGCATGCTCGCCTGGTTCCGCAAAAACGGTGTCTGA
- a CDS encoding TlyA family RNA methyltransferase, which translates to MSMNSFHARQKKPPAPRQPSHERPAGMSRADALLVAQKLAPSRTAAQWLIKEGRVSWVGGAVNKPAMELPEGTPLSVAADPDAHYVSRGGNKLAGALAETGIEVAGKSCLDVGQSTGGFTDCLLQAGAKHVVGVDVGHGQLHSQLRHDSAVTAIEGINCRALTAADLGHAFPAAGFDLIVGDVSFISMTLVLPQLPALLAEHGDLLLLVKPQFEVGPDNIGKGGIVRDATLYKDVETKLRDCATKLGLTVRAWLDSPITGGDGNREFFIWLNK; encoded by the coding sequence ATGAGCATGAACTCCTTCCATGCGCGGCAGAAAAAGCCGCCGGCCCCACGCCAGCCTAGCCATGAACGACCGGCCGGGATGTCGCGGGCGGATGCCTTGCTCGTCGCCCAGAAACTCGCCCCCTCCCGCACGGCCGCCCAATGGCTGATCAAGGAAGGGCGCGTCAGCTGGGTAGGTGGTGCGGTCAACAAACCGGCAATGGAATTGCCCGAGGGCACCCCCTTGAGCGTTGCAGCCGACCCGGATGCCCATTACGTCTCGCGAGGCGGCAACAAGCTGGCCGGCGCGCTGGCCGAAACAGGGATCGAGGTCGCGGGAAAGAGCTGCCTCGATGTCGGCCAGTCGACCGGCGGCTTCACCGACTGCCTGCTGCAGGCCGGAGCGAAGCACGTCGTTGGCGTCGATGTTGGTCACGGCCAGTTGCACTCGCAACTCCGCCACGACTCCGCAGTCACCGCCATCGAAGGTATCAACTGCCGGGCACTGACCGCGGCCGATCTCGGCCATGCCTTTCCGGCGGCCGGCTTCGATCTGATCGTCGGCGATGTCTCCTTCATCTCCATGACCTTGGTTCTGCCACAGTTGCCGGCCTTGCTGGCCGAACATGGCGACCTCCTGCTGCTGGTCAAACCGCAATTCGAAGTCGGTCCAGACAACATCGGCAAGGGCGGCATCGTCCGCGATGCAACGCTCTACAAGGACGTCGAGACCAAACTGCGCGACTGCGCAACCAAGCTTGGCCTTACTGTCCGCGCCTGGCTGGATAGTCCGATTACCGGCGGTGACGGCAACCGCGAATTCTTTATCTGGTTGAACAAATGA
- a CDS encoding phage holin family protein, whose amino-acid sequence MLNLLAVWIVNALALLALPYVVPSIQIAGFGTAMLVAVVLGLINTLLKPLLILLTLPVTLLTLGLFIFVINALLFMLAGNLVDGFQVGGFWSALLGSIGYSLISWVLSAVLLRKN is encoded by the coding sequence ATGCTGAACCTGCTCGCCGTCTGGATCGTCAATGCGCTGGCCTTGCTGGCGCTGCCTTATGTCGTTCCGTCGATCCAGATAGCGGGGTTCGGCACGGCGATGCTGGTGGCCGTCGTGCTGGGCCTGATCAACACGCTGCTCAAGCCGCTGTTGATCCTGCTCACGCTGCCGGTCACGTTGCTGACGCTGGGGCTGTTCATTTTCGTCATCAATGCCCTGCTCTTCATGTTGGCCGGCAATCTGGTCGACGGCTTTCAGGTCGGCGGCTTCTGGTCGGCCCTCCTCGGCTCCATCGGCTACAGCCTGATTTCATGGGTCTTGAGCGCGGTTCTGCTGCGCAAGAACTGA